The following proteins come from a genomic window of Streptomyces sp. NBC_01716:
- a CDS encoding ABC transporter ATP-binding protein, whose protein sequence is MHGITKRFPGVVANHDIGIAVDKGTVHALVGENGAGKSTLMKILYGMQKPDEGTITVDGTQVTFNSPADAIARGIGMVHQHFMLADNLTVLENVVLGAEKLHGIGQGARDKIDEISGAYGLGVRPDALVEELGVADRQRVEILKVLYRGARILILDEPTAVLVPQEVDALFDNLRELKAEGLTVIFISHKLGEVLSVADDITVIRRGTTVGTADPANTTTKQLAELMVGTELPSPETRESTVTGIPVLDVADLRLTATDSDGVVREVLAEIGFTIHRGEVLGIAGVEGNGQTELIETLMGLRDPDGGVITLGTADISHAPTRERRESGIGYIPEDRHRHGLLLEAPLWENRILGHVTERPNSRRGLLDPKAARTDTRRIVVEYDVRTPGIDVTAASLSGGNQQKLIVGREMSHSPKLLIAAHPTRGVDVGAQAQIWDQIKAARRDGLAVLLISADLDELIGLSDTLRVMYRGRLVADADPATITPEELGTAMTGAAGGHLKAAPEDEAR, encoded by the coding sequence CTGCACGGCATCACCAAGCGGTTCCCCGGCGTCGTCGCCAACCACGACATCGGCATCGCCGTCGACAAGGGCACCGTGCACGCCCTCGTCGGTGAGAACGGCGCCGGCAAGTCGACCCTGATGAAGATCCTCTACGGCATGCAGAAGCCGGACGAGGGGACCATCACCGTCGACGGCACGCAGGTCACCTTCAACAGCCCGGCCGACGCCATCGCGCGCGGCATCGGCATGGTGCACCAGCACTTCATGCTGGCCGACAACCTCACGGTCCTGGAGAACGTCGTACTGGGGGCCGAGAAGCTGCACGGCATCGGCCAGGGGGCGCGGGACAAGATCGACGAGATCTCCGGCGCGTACGGTCTCGGCGTCCGTCCCGACGCCCTCGTCGAGGAACTCGGCGTCGCCGACCGCCAGCGCGTGGAGATCCTCAAGGTCCTCTACCGGGGCGCCCGCATACTCATCCTGGACGAGCCCACCGCGGTGCTCGTCCCGCAGGAGGTCGACGCGCTCTTCGACAACCTGCGTGAGCTCAAGGCCGAGGGCCTCACCGTCATCTTCATCTCGCACAAGCTGGGCGAGGTGCTCTCCGTCGCCGACGACATCACCGTCATCCGGCGTGGTACGACCGTCGGCACGGCCGACCCCGCGAACACCACCACCAAGCAGCTCGCCGAGCTGATGGTCGGCACCGAACTCCCCTCGCCCGAGACCCGCGAGTCGACGGTCACCGGCATACCGGTGCTCGACGTCGCGGACCTGCGGCTCACCGCCACCGACTCCGACGGGGTCGTACGCGAGGTGCTCGCCGAGATCGGCTTCACCATCCACCGCGGCGAGGTCCTGGGCATCGCGGGCGTCGAGGGCAACGGGCAGACCGAGCTGATCGAGACGCTGATGGGCCTGCGCGACCCCGACGGCGGTGTGATCACCCTCGGCACCGCCGACATCTCGCACGCGCCCACCCGCGAGCGCCGCGAGAGCGGCATCGGCTACATCCCGGAGGACCGGCACCGGCACGGGCTGCTGCTGGAGGCGCCCCTGTGGGAGAACCGCATCCTCGGCCATGTCACCGAGCGCCCCAACAGCCGGCGCGGACTCCTCGACCCCAAGGCCGCCAGGACCGACACCCGGCGCATCGTGGTCGAGTACGACGTCCGCACCCCCGGCATCGACGTCACGGCCGCGTCCCTGTCCGGCGGCAACCAGCAGAAGCTGATCGTCGGCCGCGAGATGAGCCACAGCCCGAAGCTGCTGATCGCCGCCCATCCGACGCGAGGTGTCGACGTCGGCGCGCAGGCCCAGATCTGGGACCAGATCAAGGCCGCGCGCCGCGACGGACTCGCGGTGCTGCTGATCTCCGCGGACCTGGACGAGCTGATCGGGCTCTCCGACACCCTGCGCGTGATGTACCGCGGCAGGCTCGTCGCCGACGCGGACCCCGCGACCATCACCCCGGAGGAGCTGGGCACCGCCATGACCGGCGCGGCCGGCGGTCATCTGAAGGCAGCCCCGGAGGACGAGGCCCGATGA
- a CDS encoding N-acetylneuraminate synthase family protein: MSTNSRLRTLGTRTAGPGRPVYVTGEIGINHNGDIDNALALIDVAAEAGCDAVKFQKRTPEICTPRDQWDIERDTPWGRMTYIDYRHRVEFGEDEYATIDAHCKKRGIDWFASPWDTEAVAFLEKFDVPAHKVASASLTDDELLRALRATGRTVILSTGMSTPKQIRHAVEVLGSENILLCHATSTYPAKAEELNLRVINTLQSEFPNVPIGYSGHETGLQTTLAAVALGAAFVERHITLDRAMWGSDQAASVEPQGLTRLVRDIRTIEASLGDGVKKVYESELGPMKKLRRVAGVIAESADGAKPVAV, encoded by the coding sequence ATGAGCACCAACTCCCGCCTGCGTACCCTCGGAACCCGTACCGCGGGTCCCGGCCGCCCCGTCTACGTGACCGGTGAGATCGGCATCAACCACAACGGTGACATCGACAACGCGCTCGCGCTGATCGACGTCGCCGCCGAGGCCGGCTGTGACGCCGTCAAGTTCCAGAAGCGCACCCCGGAGATCTGCACCCCGCGCGACCAGTGGGACATCGAGCGGGACACCCCCTGGGGCCGGATGACGTACATCGACTACCGGCACCGCGTCGAGTTCGGCGAGGACGAGTACGCGACGATCGACGCGCACTGCAAGAAGCGCGGCATCGACTGGTTCGCCTCGCCGTGGGACACCGAGGCTGTCGCCTTCCTGGAGAAGTTCGACGTGCCGGCGCACAAGGTCGCCTCCGCGTCGCTCACCGACGACGAGCTGCTGCGCGCCCTGCGCGCCACCGGCCGTACCGTCATCCTCTCCACGGGCATGTCGACACCGAAGCAGATCCGGCACGCGGTCGAGGTGCTCGGCAGCGAGAACATCCTTCTCTGCCACGCCACTTCGACGTACCCGGCCAAGGCCGAGGAGCTGAACCTGCGGGTCATCAACACCCTCCAGTCCGAGTTCCCGAACGTGCCGATCGGCTACAGCGGCCACGAGACCGGTCTCCAGACGACCCTCGCCGCCGTCGCCCTCGGTGCCGCGTTCGTCGAGCGTCACATCACCCTGGACCGCGCCATGTGGGGCTCCGACCAGGCCGCGTCCGTCGAGCCGCAGGGCCTCACCCGCCTCGTCCGCGACATCCGCACCATCGAGGCGTCCCTCGGTGACGGTGTCAAGAAGGTCTACGAGTCGGAGCTCGGCCCGATGAAGAAGCTCCGCCGGGTCGCCGGTGTCATCGCCGAGTCCGCGGACGGCGCGAAGCCCGTGGCGGTCTGA
- a CDS encoding amidohydrolase: MSRESQADLSGEPSAVALPGTLSENLRTELIAFRRDMHMHPELGNQEFRTTAALKHRLERAGLTPRVLTTGTGLFCDIGTREGATGVRPMLALRADIDALPIPDTKAGVAYRSTVPDRAHACGHDVHTTAVLGAGLVLAELDREGLLPQPVRLIFQPAEEVLPGGALDAIESGVLEGVGRIIAVHCDPRVDVGTIGLRTGPITSACDRLEVALDGPGGHTARPHLTTDLVTAAAKVATEVPALLARRVDARSGLALTWGRIAAGHACNVIPQHAELSGTVRCLDLKSWREAPDLVHAAIDEISALYHAKSQINYVRGVPPVVNDLMMAELLRDAQTARRGAQSIEDTEQSLGGEDFSWYLEQVPGAMARLGVRTPGDTARRDLHRGDFDADERAIQVGVELFTAAALIDGDRS; encoded by the coding sequence ATGTCCCGTGAGTCCCAAGCCGACCTTTCCGGTGAGCCCAGCGCCGTCGCGCTGCCCGGCACGCTGTCCGAAAACCTGCGTACCGAGCTGATCGCCTTCCGCCGCGACATGCACATGCACCCGGAGCTCGGCAACCAGGAGTTCCGTACCACCGCCGCGCTGAAGCACCGCCTGGAGCGGGCCGGCCTCACGCCGCGGGTACTGACCACCGGCACCGGACTCTTCTGTGACATCGGCACCCGCGAAGGCGCCACCGGCGTACGCCCCATGCTCGCCCTGCGCGCGGATATTGATGCCTTGCCCATCCCGGACACCAAGGCGGGTGTGGCCTACCGCTCCACCGTGCCCGACCGCGCGCACGCCTGCGGCCACGACGTCCACACCACCGCCGTCCTCGGCGCCGGTCTGGTCCTGGCCGAACTCGACCGAGAGGGCCTGCTGCCCCAGCCGGTGCGGCTGATCTTCCAGCCCGCCGAGGAGGTCCTGCCCGGCGGCGCGCTCGACGCCATCGAGTCCGGCGTCCTGGAGGGCGTCGGCAGGATCATCGCGGTGCACTGCGACCCGCGCGTGGACGTCGGCACCATCGGCCTGCGCACCGGCCCGATCACCTCCGCCTGCGACCGGCTTGAGGTCGCCCTCGACGGCCCCGGCGGCCACACCGCCCGCCCGCATCTGACCACCGACCTGGTCACCGCCGCCGCGAAGGTCGCGACCGAGGTGCCCGCGCTGCTGGCCCGCCGCGTCGACGCCCGCTCCGGGCTCGCGCTCACCTGGGGCCGTATCGCCGCCGGCCACGCCTGCAACGTCATCCCGCAGCACGCCGAACTCTCCGGCACGGTCCGCTGCCTGGACCTGAAGTCCTGGCGCGAGGCGCCGGACCTGGTGCACGCCGCGATCGACGAGATCTCCGCGCTCTACCACGCCAAGTCGCAGATCAACTATGTGCGCGGGGTGCCGCCGGTCGTCAACGACCTGATGATGGCGGAGCTGCTGCGCGACGCCCAGACCGCGCGCCGCGGCGCGCAGTCGATCGAGGACACCGAGCAGAGCCTCGGCGGCGAGGACTTCTCCTGGTATCTGGAGCAGGTCCCCGGCGCGATGGCACGCCTCGGCGTACGGACACCGGGCGACACCGCCCGGCGCGATCTGCACCGGGGGGATTTCGACGCGGACGAAAGGGCGATTCAGGTCGGCGTGGAGCTTTTCACCGCCGCCGCGCTGATCGATGGCGACCGTTCGTAA
- a CDS encoding acylneuraminate cytidylyltransferase yields the protein MSVLAVIPARGGSKGVPAKNLAQVGGVPLVVRAVRACRAARLVTDVVVSTDDAAIADAARAAGAEVVLRPAAIAGDTATSEAAVLHAMDAYGAMRGAAHQAEVVLLVQCTSPFITPGDLDGVVSAVTERGADSALTVAPTHGFIWRSESDGFGVNHDKSNRPRRQDRPQEFLETGAAYAMRAEGFREAGHRFFGRTELVSTDPERVLEIDDPHDLERARALSPLLDTPALPGRADIDAVVLDFDGTQTDDRVLVDSEGRETVAVHRGDGLGIAALRRAGLELLILSTEQNPVVAARARKLRVPVLHGIDRKDLALKQWCDEHGVTPERVLYVGNDVNDLPCFALAGWPVAVASAHDAVRAAARAVTTTPGGAGAIREIATWLLGPGLDVNTPTAPHGTTADISTS from the coding sequence ATGTCCGTCCTCGCCGTGATCCCCGCCCGCGGTGGATCCAAGGGCGTCCCCGCCAAGAACCTCGCCCAGGTCGGCGGCGTACCACTCGTCGTACGGGCCGTGCGCGCCTGCCGCGCCGCCCGTCTGGTGACCGACGTCGTCGTCTCCACGGACGACGCGGCCATCGCCGACGCCGCCCGTGCCGCCGGGGCCGAGGTCGTGCTGCGGCCCGCCGCCATCGCGGGCGACACCGCCACCAGCGAGGCCGCCGTCCTGCACGCCATGGACGCGTACGGCGCGATGCGCGGCGCCGCGCACCAGGCCGAGGTGGTCCTGCTCGTGCAGTGCACCAGCCCCTTCATCACGCCGGGCGACCTCGACGGCGTCGTGTCCGCCGTGACGGAGAGGGGCGCGGACAGCGCGCTGACCGTCGCCCCGACCCATGGCTTCATCTGGCGCTCCGAGAGCGACGGCTTCGGCGTCAACCACGACAAGTCGAACCGTCCCCGCAGGCAGGACCGCCCCCAGGAGTTCCTGGAGACGGGCGCCGCCTACGCGATGCGCGCGGAGGGTTTCCGCGAGGCAGGCCACCGCTTCTTCGGGCGCACCGAGCTGGTGAGCACCGACCCCGAACGGGTGCTGGAGATCGACGACCCGCACGACCTGGAGCGCGCCCGCGCCCTGTCGCCGCTCCTGGACACCCCCGCGCTCCCCGGCCGCGCCGACATCGACGCGGTCGTCCTGGACTTCGACGGCACCCAGACGGACGACCGGGTGCTCGTCGATTCGGAGGGCCGCGAGACCGTCGCCGTACACCGCGGTGACGGCCTCGGCATCGCCGCCCTCCGTCGCGCCGGCCTGGAACTGCTCATCCTCTCCACCGAGCAGAACCCGGTCGTCGCCGCACGTGCCCGCAAGCTGCGCGTGCCGGTGCTCCACGGCATCGACCGCAAGGACCTCGCACTGAAGCAGTGGTGCGACGAGCACGGAGTCACACCCGAGCGGGTGCTGTACGTCGGCAACGACGTCAACGACCTTCCGTGCTTCGCGCTCGCCGGCTGGCCGGTGGCCGTCGCGAGCGCACACGACGCCGTACGCGCGGCGGCGCGTGCCGTCACCACGACCCCCGGCGGCGCCGGCGCGATCCGTGAGATCGCCACCTGGCTCCTCGGACCCGGTCTGGACGTCAACACCCCCACCGCCCCCCATGGCACCACCGCCGACATCTCGACCAGTTAA
- a CDS encoding BMP family lipoprotein has product MRRITRIATVGVASAALALTATACGNTSSSDAASDSKEKSVAIAYDIGGRGDQSFNDAAYAGLAKAEKELKVKGNDAEPSDGEADADKIQRLTELARSGNNPVIGVGFAYAPAIKKVAPKFPKTTFGIIDDSSVTGDNIANMVFNEEQGSYLAGVAAAKATKSKTVGFIGGVETPLIKKFEAGYAQGVKDTDPSVKVLSQYLTQPPNFDGFSKPDLGKAAAQGQLDKKADVIYAAAGLAGSGSIEAVSAAGKWSIGVDSDQYQQAGLAQYKDSILTSATKDVSDAVYNLIKSVADGKPENGEIRYGLAKDGVGLTDTNPAYVKLTEVTAAVDKAKQEIIDGKITVKTAP; this is encoded by the coding sequence TTGCGCCGGATCACCAGGATCGCAACCGTGGGCGTCGCGTCCGCGGCGCTCGCGCTCACCGCCACCGCGTGTGGCAACACCTCCTCGTCGGACGCCGCGTCCGACTCGAAGGAGAAAAGCGTCGCCATCGCGTACGACATCGGTGGCCGAGGTGACCAGTCCTTCAACGACGCCGCGTACGCGGGTCTGGCGAAAGCCGAGAAGGAGCTCAAGGTCAAGGGCAACGACGCCGAGCCCTCCGACGGCGAGGCCGACGCGGACAAGATTCAGCGTCTGACCGAGCTGGCCCGTTCCGGCAACAACCCGGTGATCGGTGTTGGTTTCGCGTACGCGCCGGCGATCAAGAAGGTCGCCCCGAAGTTCCCGAAGACGACCTTCGGCATAATCGACGACTCGTCGGTGACCGGCGACAACATCGCCAACATGGTCTTCAACGAGGAGCAGGGTTCCTACCTCGCCGGTGTCGCGGCGGCCAAGGCCACCAAGTCCAAGACGGTCGGCTTCATCGGCGGTGTCGAGACCCCGCTGATAAAGAAGTTCGAGGCGGGCTACGCGCAGGGTGTCAAGGACACCGACCCCTCGGTGAAGGTGCTCTCGCAGTACCTGACCCAGCCGCCGAACTTCGACGGCTTCTCCAAGCCCGACCTCGGCAAGGCCGCGGCCCAGGGCCAGCTCGACAAGAAGGCCGACGTGATCTACGCGGCGGCCGGTCTGGCCGGCTCCGGCTCGATCGAGGCGGTCTCGGCCGCGGGCAAGTGGAGCATCGGCGTCGACTCCGACCAGTACCAGCAGGCCGGTCTCGCCCAGTACAAGGACAGCATCCTGACCTCCGCCACCAAGGACGTCTCCGACGCGGTCTACAACCTGATCAAGTCGGTCGCGGACGGCAAGCCGGAGAACGGTGAGATCCGCTACGGCCTCGCCAAGGACGGCGTCGGCCTCACCGACACCAACCCGGCCTACGTCAAGCTGACCGAGGTGACCGCCGCCGTGGACAAGGCCAAGCAGGAGATCATCGACGGCAAGATCACCGTCAAGACCGCTCCGTAA
- a CDS encoding ABC transporter permease: MKKFDKDRLILGLAGPVLALVVAIALTTVVLLVSGTNPWEPYRIMFESASYVDVQVLIVNQAGTYYLAALAVAVGFRMNLFNIGVDGQYRLAAMMAALVGASVSLPGPLQIALIVVTAMLVGAFWSGIAGILKTTRGVSEVVSTIMLNSIATSLVAWLILPKNFGEQPPGSNNLTTGEIPESGWFPGLSMGAEAGEIYGFTFVAALCGVIYWFVLGRTRFGFDLRATGASESAAQASGVDAKKMVLTSMLISGGIAGLVGMPTLLGDTHTYSLDFPTGIGFTGITIALLGRNHPLGIAFSALLVAFLDKSSASLDQFGYEKEIATIMQGLIVISVVVSYELVRRYGLRRQQQKVGEELAAGGAIRTEADPGPGAGPDDAGSGPGSGSGLGSGLGSGPGADSDDKNDKGAVL, translated from the coding sequence ATGAAGAAGTTCGACAAGGACCGGCTGATCCTGGGCCTGGCAGGCCCGGTGCTCGCGCTGGTCGTCGCCATCGCCCTCACCACGGTGGTGCTGCTCGTCTCGGGCACCAACCCGTGGGAGCCGTACCGCATCATGTTCGAGTCGGCGAGCTACGTCGACGTACAGGTCCTGATCGTCAACCAGGCCGGTACGTACTACCTCGCCGCGCTCGCCGTCGCCGTCGGCTTCCGGATGAACCTCTTCAACATCGGGGTCGACGGCCAGTACCGGCTCGCCGCGATGATGGCCGCGCTCGTCGGTGCCAGCGTGAGCCTGCCGGGACCGCTCCAGATCGCCCTCATCGTCGTCACGGCGATGCTCGTCGGCGCCTTCTGGTCCGGGATCGCGGGCATCCTCAAGACCACGCGGGGGGTGAGCGAGGTCGTCTCGACGATCATGCTCAACTCGATCGCGACCAGCCTCGTCGCCTGGCTGATCCTGCCGAAGAACTTCGGCGAGCAGCCGCCCGGCTCCAACAACCTGACCACCGGTGAGATCCCGGAGTCCGGCTGGTTCCCCGGACTGTCCATGGGCGCCGAGGCCGGCGAGATCTACGGCTTCACCTTCGTCGCCGCGCTCTGCGGAGTCATCTACTGGTTCGTCCTCGGCCGCACCCGCTTCGGCTTCGACCTGCGCGCCACCGGCGCCAGCGAGAGCGCCGCGCAGGCATCCGGCGTCGACGCCAAGAAGATGGTCCTCACGTCGATGCTGATCTCCGGCGGGATCGCCGGTCTGGTCGGTATGCCGACGCTGCTCGGCGACACCCACACGTACAGCCTCGACTTCCCCACCGGTATCGGCTTCACCGGCATCACCATCGCGCTGCTGGGCCGTAACCACCCGCTGGGGATCGCGTTCAGCGCGCTGCTGGTCGCGTTCCTCGACAAGTCGTCCGCCTCTCTCGACCAGTTCGGGTACGAGAAGGAGATCGCGACGATCATGCAGGGCCTGATCGTGATCTCGGTCGTGGTCAGCTACGAACTGGTCCGCAGGTACGGGCTCCGCCGCCAGCAGCAGAAGGTCGGCGAGGAACTGGCGGCGGGTGGCGCGATCCGGACCGAGGCCGATCCGGGACCGGGTGCCGGGCCGGATGATGCCGGATCCGGGCCGGGCTCCGGCTCCGGGCTTGGGTCCGGGCTTGGGTCCGGGCCGGGCGCCGATTCCGATGACAAGAACGACAAGGGGGCTGTCCTGTGA
- a CDS encoding DUF6716 putative glycosyltransferase: MPSRTSNAVRVAVLADSDTRWKWGALTARRITPEGRDIELSGFLLRGRATPTARQLEEVGAEADALREMTGTDFLDLLRAESYDVVVLALVGGAVQAMLHGISALGLPQRPALVTGYVGVVYEKLSDGLLLRHGADIVLANSRHDAQRFRAVYEGVGAGSDSVTEAALPFLGGARYTPEEGRDTVVFAAQPSVPLTRSDRMYLLRRLVEHARLHPRREVLLKLRSRVGEQTTHVEEYPYQRLAEKLPGGLPPNFRLVYGNMGEVLDGTDLLVTVSSTAALESLHRRIPTAILTDLGIREPLGNHHFIGSGCLASWDQLDGGQRPKADPVWADRQGVAADGSYASAFDLARERVAKLLADSDLPPITPYYTATTAPGYLPGLLARYHLAPDGNPLSASNRTAAAGATGVRRVVRDTVRAAARGAYRHGVQRVAPVIRRMGEL, from the coding sequence GTGCCATCACGTACCAGCAACGCGGTCCGGGTCGCTGTGCTCGCCGACTCCGACACACGGTGGAAGTGGGGCGCGCTGACCGCGCGCCGCATCACGCCCGAAGGCCGCGACATCGAGCTCAGCGGGTTCCTGCTGCGCGGACGAGCGACCCCCACCGCCCGCCAGCTGGAGGAGGTGGGGGCCGAAGCCGACGCGCTGCGCGAGATGACCGGCACGGACTTCCTGGACCTGCTGCGCGCGGAGTCGTACGACGTCGTCGTCCTCGCCCTCGTCGGCGGTGCCGTACAGGCGATGCTGCACGGGATATCCGCCCTCGGCCTGCCCCAGCGGCCGGCGCTGGTCACCGGCTACGTGGGCGTCGTCTACGAGAAGCTTTCCGACGGGCTCCTGCTGCGCCACGGCGCGGACATCGTCCTCGCCAACTCCCGCCACGACGCGCAGCGTTTCCGCGCCGTCTACGAGGGCGTGGGCGCCGGGTCCGACTCGGTGACCGAGGCCGCGCTGCCCTTCCTCGGCGGCGCCCGGTACACCCCCGAAGAGGGCCGGGACACGGTCGTCTTCGCGGCCCAGCCGTCCGTCCCGCTGACCCGGTCCGACCGTATGTATCTGCTGCGGCGCCTGGTCGAGCACGCGAGACTCCACCCGCGCCGTGAGGTCCTGCTCAAACTGCGCAGCCGCGTGGGGGAGCAGACCACGCACGTCGAGGAGTACCCGTACCAGCGCCTCGCCGAGAAGCTGCCCGGCGGTCTGCCGCCCAACTTCCGCCTGGTGTACGGGAACATGGGCGAGGTCCTGGACGGCACCGACCTGCTGGTCACCGTCTCCTCCACGGCGGCGCTGGAGTCCCTGCACCGCCGGATCCCCACCGCGATCCTCACCGACCTCGGCATCCGCGAACCGCTCGGCAACCACCACTTCATCGGCTCCGGCTGCCTCGCCTCCTGGGACCAGCTCGACGGCGGGCAGCGGCCCAAGGCAGACCCCGTCTGGGCGGACCGGCAGGGCGTCGCCGCCGACGGTTCGTACGCCTCCGCGTTCGACCTGGCCCGTGAGCGCGTCGCGAAGCTGCTGGCCGACAGCGATTTGCCGCCGATCACCCCGTACTACACGGCGACCACCGCGCCCGGCTATCTGCCCGGCCTCCTCGCCCGCTACCACCTGGCGCCCGACGGCAACCCGCTGTCGGCGTCCAACCGTACGGCGGCGGCCGGTGCCACCGGCGTGCGCCGCGTCGTCCGTGACACCGTGCGCGCCGCCGCCCGCGGCGCCTACCGCCACGGGGTCCAGCGCGTGGCCCCGGTGATCCGCCGGATGGGCGAGCTGTGA
- a CDS encoding ABC transporter permease, with product MSTSTSTVTAASAAPKKGGGRRRLTLPVILLIIAGGLALISLVRLISGAEDITSVGQVAGALELAVPIGLAGLGGLWAERAGVINIGLEGMLVLGTWFGAWAGFQWGPWVGVLFGILGGALGGLLHAIVTVTFGVNHIVSGVAINILAVGVTRYLSNFTFANEPGGSSKQSPRIDSITEITIPGLSDGLVDLQQKHWFLISDLAGVLGGLVTGLSLLTIVALLLIPGTWWILWRTSFGLRLRSCGENPIAAETLGVNVYKYKYIAVTVSGGLAGLGGAFLAIVATGIYQENQTGGRGYIGLAAMIFGNWMPGGMALGAGLFGFTDSLKLRGGAENVHAMLLLLAILLVLVVGWQLYKRRYVSAVISAAVAALLFVWYALTDQVPSQFVDAAPYVTTLLVLALSAQRLRMPKANGMTYRRGQGT from the coding sequence GTGAGCACCAGCACCAGCACGGTGACCGCGGCGAGCGCGGCTCCCAAGAAGGGCGGCGGCCGGCGCAGGCTCACCCTGCCCGTGATCCTGCTGATCATCGCCGGCGGACTTGCCCTGATCTCCCTGGTCCGGCTCATCAGCGGCGCCGAGGACATCACCTCCGTAGGACAGGTCGCCGGCGCGCTCGAACTCGCCGTACCCATCGGCCTCGCCGGACTCGGCGGCCTGTGGGCCGAGCGCGCGGGCGTCATCAACATCGGCCTCGAAGGGATGCTGGTCCTCGGCACCTGGTTCGGCGCCTGGGCCGGCTTCCAGTGGGGCCCCTGGGTCGGTGTGCTGTTCGGCATCCTCGGCGGGGCGCTCGGCGGTCTGCTGCACGCGATCGTCACCGTCACCTTCGGCGTGAACCACATCGTCTCCGGTGTGGCCATCAACATCCTCGCCGTCGGCGTGACCCGCTACCTCTCCAACTTCACCTTCGCCAACGAGCCGGGCGGCTCCTCCAAGCAGTCCCCGCGCATCGACTCGATCACCGAGATCACCATTCCGGGACTCTCCGACGGGCTGGTGGATCTCCAGCAGAAACACTGGTTCCTGATCTCGGACCTGGCCGGAGTGCTCGGCGGTCTGGTGACGGGCCTGTCCCTGCTGACGATCGTCGCCCTGCTGCTGATCCCCGGCACCTGGTGGATCCTGTGGCGTACGTCCTTCGGGCTGCGGCTGCGCTCCTGCGGCGAGAACCCGATAGCCGCCGAGACGCTCGGCGTGAACGTCTACAAGTACAAGTACATCGCCGTCACCGTCTCCGGCGGCCTCGCGGGCCTCGGCGGCGCGTTCCTGGCGATCGTCGCCACCGGCATCTACCAGGAGAACCAGACCGGCGGCCGCGGTTACATCGGTCTCGCCGCGATGATCTTCGGCAACTGGATGCCGGGCGGCATGGCGCTGGGCGCCGGACTGTTCGGTTTCACCGACAGCCTCAAACTGCGCGGCGGCGCCGAGAACGTACACGCGATGCTGCTCCTGCTGGCGATCCTGCTGGTGCTCGTCGTGGGCTGGCAGCTCTACAAGCGCCGTTACGTCTCGGCCGTGATCTCGGCGGCCGTCGCGGCGCTGCTGTTCGTCTGGTACGCCCTGACGGACCAGGTGCCGAGCCAGTTCGTCGACGCCGCACCCTATGTCACGACGCTGCTCGTCCTCGCCCTGTCCGCGCAACGGCTGCGGATGCCCAAGGCGAACGGCATGACCTATCGAAGAGGCCAAGGCACATGA